From Coffea arabica cultivar ET-39 chromosome 10e, Coffea Arabica ET-39 HiFi, whole genome shotgun sequence, one genomic window encodes:
- the LOC140015148 gene encoding uncharacterized protein — translation MAAPGGSGSSSSSVSLVPCPQPSVLVSSVLSSSFRFAYPPNSTNDCVSTNFWTSKPEFLDVVRCNSNVGFSGPPLTVLAAKLRSVKAALRTWSHEVFGDIFDSVKVAEDRALNAKLSYDIDPFEANLVALREAQDQLWRSQGVEHMFWQQKSRIKWLKDGDRNSRYFHSVVAKHRQRSVIHRIKSSDGEWLESTTDIEGEATTFFRRLFTAESPSESFDALDVIPKLITSQDNAMLEEVPSKEEVKSVVFAMDGESAAGPDGFSGKFFTCAWDIVAEDVHAAVVCFFCGEVLPRSISSTSIVLISKVQSPQDFTQFRPISLCNFINKVISKLLSDRLARILSKIISPQQSGFVKGRHMSDSFLLAQELLSGIRYSHRGGNVVLKLDMAKAYDRVSWLFLLQVLRRFGFAESQLGGLHQVDPISPALFVIGAEVLSGLLNSLVGQRAFCPFKVPSKCPIITHIAYADDVIVFCSGVKSTLQQVMRVLETYYGTSGQQINCQKSCFIVDDALSSSRRRVVSQISGFHAKLLPLKYLGCTLYSGRSKSSHFSEICTSVASRVLTWKEKLLSPRGRLVLIRSVVSTMPLHILAASAPPKGVLRALEKVFANFLWGRSEGGNRYHWIGWESLCKPSVEGGVGVLALADVFESFSVKLWWSLRQCKSLWAEFMHSKYLYGLHACEAKFQLSQSPTWRRLVRCHTLVESHIQWVLQNRMVDFWHENWIGAGSLCQRVEIFGDHSVADFVLNGSWNLSMLRQWLPDSIIAMIVQINPPDVFSKQPDRMVWDLDISGSFSISSAYNLVRKISNTSIFSSNIWLTALPAKILFFMLRMLSGRLPVMEALYRLGVCGPSRNACCVTPAVESIDHIFCAGEVPRQVWDSFQVETRVFAYAGTECGGVGREGAVSYAGALQGYGGGTVLVADTFQVASGVEEGGEDRLSKVGTELGSTSIFDSFLQLPRLVQGDLRLDRSTSKALHETPKTKSRDIKCFKCQGFGHIQSQSPNQRVMLATHNGEIVFDDDDCEEMPGLVKSDCLEDDSAEKECSPTQ, via the exons ATGGCAGCTCCGGGTGGCAGTGGTTCCAGTTCTTCCTCTGTTTCTCTGGTTCCTTGCCCGCAGCCTTCTGTCCTCGTGTCCTCTGTTCTCAGCTCTTCCTTTCGTTTTGCTTACCCACCG AATTCTACTAATGATTGTGTATCTACTAATTTTTGGACGTCTAAGCCCGAGTTTTTGGATGTAGTACGGTGCAACTCGAACGTGGGTTTTTCGGGGCCTCCATTAACGGTCCTGGCGGCTAAGCTGCGGAGTGTCAAGGCAGCGTTACGCACTTGGTCTCACGAGGTATTTGGCGATATCTTTGACTCGGTGAAGGTGGCGGAAGACCGTGCGCTCAATGCTAAGTTGAGCTATGATATTGATCCATTTGAGGCCAATCTAGTGGCGTTACGTGAGGCTCAAGATCAACTTTGGAGGTCGCAGGGGGTTGAGCATATGTTTTGGCAACAAAAATCGAGAATTAAGTGGTTAAAGGATGGAGATAGGAACTCAAGGTATTTCCACTCTGTGGTGGCAAAGCACCGCCAAAGGTCGGTAATTCATCGTATTAAGTCATCCGATGGGGAGTGGCTGGAGTCTACGACTGATATTGAAGGCGAGGCCACAACCTTTTTTAGACGCTTGTTCACGGCAGAGTCCCCTAGTGAGTCTTTTGACGCTCTTGATGTTATACCAAAATTAATTACATCCCAGGATAATGCCATGTTGGAGGAGGTCCCGTCTAAGGAAGAGGTTAAATCGGTGGTGTTTGCTATGGATGGTGAGAGTGCGGCTGGCCCAGATGGTTTCTCGGGTAAGTTTTTTACATGTGCATGGGATATTGTGGCAGAGGATGTCCACGCGGCTGTGGTATGTTTTTTCTGTGGGGAGGTGCTGCCTAGGAGTATCTCTTCTACCTCAATAGTGTTGATTTCGAAGGTCCAGTCTCCTCAGGATTTTACCCAATTCCGTCCGATTAGCTTGTGTAACTTTATCAATAAGGTGATCTCCAAGCTCTTGTCGGATAGACTAGCACGGATTTTGTCTAAGATTATTTCGCCTCAGCAGAGTGGCTTTGTGAAAGGAAGGCATATGTCTGATAGTTTTCTGCTGGCTCAAGAACTTCTCTCTGGAATTCGGTATTCTCATCGGGGAGGGAATGTGGTGTTGAAGTTGGACATGGCCAAGGCGTACGATCGTGTCTCATGGCTCTTTTTGTTGCAAGTGCTGCGTCGATTTGGTTTCGCGGAGAG TCAACTCGGGGGGCTACACCAAGTTGACCCCATCTCGCCGGCTCTTTTTGTTATTGGGGCAGAGGTCTTATCTGGGCTGCTGAACTCATTGGTGGGCCAGAGAGCCTTCTGTCCGTTTAAGGTCCCCTCGAAATGTCCTATCATCACGCATATCGCTTATGCAGATGACGTAATTGTCTTTTGTAGCGGGGTTAAGAGTACTTTGCAACAGGTTATGAGGGTACTGGAAACGTATTATGGTACGTCTGGGCAACAGATTAACTGTCAAAAGAGCTGCTTTATTGTTGACGATGCCTTGAGCTCCTCTCGTAGACGTGTGGTGTCACAAATTTCTGGCTTTCATGCCAAGTTACTCCCGCTTAAATATCTTGGTTGTACTCTCTATTCTGGGCGAAGTAAAAGTAGCCACTTCTCGGAGATCTGCACATCAGTTGCAAGTAGAGTTTTGACGTGGAAGGAGAAGCTATTGTCTCCTAGAGGGCGTTTGGTCTTAATCAGGAGCGTCGTATCCACTATGCCTCTTCACATCCTTGCTGCCTCGGCTCCGCCAAAGGGTGTGCTGCGTGCCCTTGAGAAGGTATTTGCGAATTTCCTTTGGGGGAGGTCGGAGGGGGGCAATCGTTACCATTGGATTGGATGGGAGTCGCTGTGCAAACCATCTGTTGAAGGAGGGGTCGGCGTGCTGGCCTTGGCGGATGTGTTTGAGTCGTTTTCAGTGAAGTTATGGTGGTCTCTCAGGCAATGTAAGTCCCTCTGGGCAGAATTTATGCATTCGAAATATCTATATGGTTTACATGCGTGTGAAGCGAAATTTCAGCTTTCTCAATCACCCACTTGGAGGAGGTTGGTCAGGTGCCATACTTTGGTAGAGTCTCATATCCAGTGGGTGTTACAGAACAGAATGGTTGATTTCTGGCATGAGAACTGGATAGGTGCAGGGTCGTTATGTCAACGGGTTGAGATTTTTGGTGATCATTCAGTGGCGGACTTTGTCTTGAATGGGAGCTGGAACCTATCAATGCTTCGTCAGTGGCTGCCGGACAGTATTATTGCTATGATTGTGCAGATAAACCCTCCTGATGTATTCTCTAAGCAGCCTGATAGGATGGTGTGGGATTTGGATATCTCTGGCTCCTTTTCCATTTCTTCTGCGTATAATTTGGTCCGCAAGATTTCCAATACTTCCATTTTCTCATCTAATATTTGGTTAACAGCTTTGCCAGCtaaaatcttattttttatgttgaGGATGTTGTCGGGTCGTCTACCTGTGATGGAGGCGCTGTATCGGTTGGGTGTGTGCGGCCCATCTCGAAATGCTTGCTGTGTAACCCCAGCGGTGGAGTCCATTGATCATATATTCTGTGCTGGTGAGGTCCCGCGGCAGGTCTGGGATTCCTTTCAAGTCGAGACTAGGGTCTTTGCCTATGCAGGAACG gaatgCGGCGGTGTGGGAAGGGAAGGTGCTGTCAGCTATGCAG GTGCACTTCAAGGATATGGGGGTGGGACGGTACTCGTGGCCGACACTTTCCAAGTTGCTAGTGGGGTGGAAGAAGGCGGCGAAG ATCGGTTGTCTAAGGTCGGGACTGAGTTAGGCTCTACTTCCATCTTCGATTCTTTCTTGCAGTTGCCACGTTTGGTTCAAGGAGACCTTAGGTTGGATAG gtccacttctaaggcACTTCATGAGACTCCTAAAACTAAGAGTAGGGATATCAAGTGTTTCAAATGCCAAGGATTTGGGCATATTCAGTCTCAGAGTCCAAACCAAAGAGTCATGTTAgccactcacaatggcgaaatcgtgttCGATGATGACGATTGTGAGGAGATGCCTGGATTGGTCAAGAGTGATTGCTTGGAGGATGACTCGGCTGAGAAAGAATGTTCTCCCACTCAATGA